GCGATCAGCAATGCGGCCAGAAACAATTTCAGGTGCAGCCACCACTGGCCCGGGTAGGCGTTCCAGGATTGCCCGAACAGCAGCCACAGGCCGAAGACCAGGGACAGGATGCCGCTGGGCGCCATGATGCCGTTGTGCAATTTGCGCTCCATCACTTTGAAGCGCTCTTTGCCGGGCGCATCCTCGCACATGGCGTGATACACGAACAGCCGCGGCAGGTAGAGCAGGCCGGCG
The Gammaproteobacteria bacterium DNA segment above includes these coding regions:
- a CDS encoding CopD family protein encodes the protein MIWVKALHIVFVMAWLAGLLYLPRLFVYHAMCEDAPGKERFKVMERKLHNGIMAPSGILSLVFGLWLLFGQSWNAYPGQWWLHLKLFLAALLIAYHLYCIKLLADFRLERGIRSHVFYRWINEVPAVLMLGIVLLAVAKPF